The following are from one region of the Rosistilla carotiformis genome:
- a CDS encoding DUF4912 domain-containing protein, whose protein sequence is MITTADLKSQTRQDLANMARELGVQGWHGMRKDQLIEELRKVRRRTQQKAAREKASKGKTSTKTASKQTQAKKDATSITSKAPAAGSRRQKKNAPAPTPHRVTRVGRMIQKHRAELEKRKDLSATMLVKGSNAKNNATQTTPDTKDRVALLVRDSFWLQATWDVQRSSVERARAALAEQWHAAIPVLRLIRVADTSKTNASEQTDRDIPVHGGVNNWYIDIMDPPGRFQVLLGYLVESTDRFFALCKSNIVEPPEPGVSDSIDAHWQDIAEDYERIYSLSGGNGDSEDSELKELFEDRLRRRIRVSNGGPLTNGADLSLRRERRFPFKVDAELIVFGSTSPGSSVTLAGEPVRLQPDGTFTVRMELPDRRQVLPIVASSPDGMQQRTTVVAVERNTKVMEPISRDSECED, encoded by the coding sequence TTGATCACCACTGCCGATTTGAAATCCCAGACGCGTCAAGACCTGGCAAATATGGCTCGTGAGTTGGGAGTCCAGGGTTGGCATGGAATGCGGAAGGACCAATTGATCGAAGAGCTGCGAAAGGTGCGACGACGAACGCAACAAAAGGCCGCCCGAGAGAAGGCTTCCAAAGGGAAGACGAGCACCAAGACTGCTAGCAAACAGACACAAGCCAAGAAAGACGCCACGTCGATCACATCGAAGGCTCCCGCAGCGGGCAGCCGGCGACAAAAGAAGAATGCTCCCGCGCCGACCCCCCATCGCGTCACGCGCGTTGGACGAATGATCCAAAAGCATCGCGCGGAACTGGAAAAACGCAAAGACCTCTCAGCGACCATGCTGGTGAAAGGCTCGAACGCGAAAAACAACGCAACGCAAACAACCCCAGACACGAAAGACCGCGTGGCATTGCTTGTCCGCGATTCCTTCTGGCTGCAAGCGACCTGGGATGTCCAACGCTCCAGCGTCGAACGGGCCCGCGCCGCGCTGGCTGAGCAATGGCACGCAGCGATCCCCGTCTTGCGACTGATTCGCGTCGCCGACACCTCCAAAACCAACGCGTCCGAACAAACCGATCGCGACATCCCCGTCCACGGCGGCGTCAACAACTGGTACATCGATATCATGGATCCGCCGGGCCGATTCCAGGTCCTGTTAGGATACCTCGTTGAATCGACCGACCGTTTCTTTGCGCTTTGCAAGAGCAACATCGTTGAACCACCGGAACCGGGCGTCAGCGATTCGATCGATGCCCACTGGCAAGATATCGCCGAGGATTACGAACGGATCTATTCGCTTAGCGGCGGCAATGGCGATTCGGAAGACTCGGAACTGAAAGAACTGTTCGAAGACCGACTGCGACGCCGAATCCGCGTCTCCAACGGCGGACCTTTGACCAACGGTGCCGACCTGTCGCTTCGCCGCGAACGACGCTTCCCCTTCAAGGTCGATGCAGAACTGATCGTCTTCGGTTCGACTTCCCCTGGGTCATCGGTGACTCTTGCTGGTGAACCCGTCCGACTGCAACCCGACGGAACCTTCACCGTGAGGATGGAACTGCCCGACCGACGCCAGGTGCTTCCGATTGTTGCCAGCTCTCCCGACGGAATGCAGCAACGGACCACCGTTGTCGCTGTGGAACGCAACACCAAGGTGATGGAACCCATCTCCCGCGACTCCGAATGCGAAGACTGA
- a CDS encoding ABC transporter ATP-binding protein, producing the protein MNPSETSRGEILIRAEDVTKTYPDGDVPALRGVSLDIRQGEYVVIMGPSGSGKSTLLNLLGALDTPTTGEVYFEERPITSIHPLHKLRSDKIGFVFQSFHLIPTLTSVENVQIPMFVKGWSPSQRASLATELLESVGMSHRLNHFPNKLSVGERQRVALARALANDPVALLGDEPTGNLDSKTGNDVLDLFDRLHQDRQKTLVIITHSGEVAERADRVVHIRDGMIEREDTR; encoded by the coding sequence ATGAACCCAAGTGAAACATCCCGCGGCGAGATCCTGATCCGCGCCGAAGACGTGACCAAGACCTATCCCGATGGAGATGTGCCAGCGCTACGCGGTGTCTCGTTGGACATTCGCCAGGGCGAGTATGTCGTCATTATGGGGCCCAGCGGCAGTGGGAAGAGCACGCTATTGAATCTCTTGGGCGCGCTGGACACGCCGACGACTGGCGAGGTGTATTTCGAAGAGCGGCCCATCACATCGATCCATCCGCTGCATAAATTGCGATCCGATAAAATTGGGTTTGTCTTTCAGTCGTTCCATCTGATCCCGACGCTAACATCGGTGGAAAACGTGCAGATCCCGATGTTCGTCAAGGGTTGGTCGCCCAGTCAACGCGCTTCCTTGGCGACGGAGTTGCTGGAATCGGTGGGGATGTCGCATCGGCTGAACCACTTTCCCAATAAGCTCTCCGTTGGGGAGCGGCAGCGCGTGGCCCTGGCCCGTGCTCTGGCAAACGATCCCGTGGCATTGCTCGGCGACGAGCCGACCGGGAATCTCGATTCCAAAACTGGCAATGACGTCTTGGATCTGTTTGATCGCCTGCACCAAGATCGGCAGAAAACATTAGTCATTATCACCCATAGCGGCGAAGTGGCCGAGCGTGCCGACCGTGTCGTGCATATCCGCGACGGGATGATCGAGCGGGAAGACACGCGTTAG
- a CDS encoding ABC transporter permease yields MRFGSLIFRNVLRRKLRSSLTVFAVAIAVGSVVALVGIANGFKETFMEFYQGVDIDMVVVRSGSQRRLTSTLDESLTKRIAALRGVREAVGGLADVVSFPEANLYVVPVSGLPTDTTVFDHFHVLSGKRIEAGDKAQVMLGTTLADTLEKKVGETVDVVEEEPFEVVAIFESDNVLENGSMIVSLPQLQRIMGREHQISGVSIVLDDGVSDQRKEEITAAVHEMDSGLSVRTTRDHVESLSEIQVAIAMAWLTSTVAILIGSLGTLNTMFMSIQERTPEIGILKAIGWERHRIISMILGESILLSLMGGVVGTVSAMLLVKLLTQMPAVNGLIQGKISPAILMQAFAVAAVVGLLGGLLPAITASRLAPTVALRQ; encoded by the coding sequence ATGCGATTTGGTTCTTTGATCTTCAGGAATGTGCTGCGGCGAAAACTGCGCAGCAGTCTGACGGTCTTCGCAGTGGCAATTGCCGTCGGTTCGGTGGTCGCGTTGGTCGGGATCGCCAACGGATTCAAAGAGACGTTCATGGAGTTTTATCAGGGCGTCGATATCGATATGGTCGTCGTTCGCAGCGGCAGCCAACGCCGTTTGACCAGCACGTTGGACGAATCGCTGACAAAGCGAATCGCGGCGTTGCGGGGCGTTCGAGAGGCCGTCGGCGGGCTCGCCGATGTGGTCTCGTTTCCGGAAGCGAATCTCTACGTGGTTCCTGTTTCGGGGCTGCCGACCGATACCACGGTGTTCGACCATTTTCATGTCCTCAGCGGCAAGCGGATTGAAGCGGGGGACAAAGCTCAAGTGATGCTAGGGACCACGCTGGCCGACACGTTGGAGAAAAAAGTTGGCGAGACGGTGGATGTTGTTGAAGAGGAACCGTTTGAGGTTGTCGCGATCTTTGAATCGGACAATGTTCTGGAAAACGGTTCGATGATCGTCTCGTTGCCTCAATTGCAGCGGATCATGGGGCGCGAGCATCAGATATCGGGGGTCAGTATCGTCCTGGACGATGGCGTCTCCGACCAACGGAAAGAAGAGATTACTGCAGCGGTTCACGAGATGGATTCCGGGCTCAGCGTTCGCACGACCCGCGATCACGTGGAAAGTTTGTCGGAGATCCAGGTGGCCATTGCCATGGCGTGGCTGACTTCGACCGTCGCCATCTTGATCGGTTCGCTGGGGACGTTGAACACGATGTTCATGTCGATCCAGGAACGCACTCCTGAGATTGGAATTCTGAAAGCGATCGGCTGGGAGCGTCATCGAATCATTTCGATGATCCTGGGGGAATCGATCCTGTTGAGCTTGATGGGAGGTGTGGTCGGGACTGTCTCGGCGATGCTGTTAGTCAAACTGCTGACCCAGATGCCTGCGGTGAATGGTTTGATCCAAGGGAAGATTAGCCCTGCGATCCTGATGCAGGCGTTTGCCGTGGCTGCGGTGGTTGGCTTATTGGGAGGCCTCTTGCCGGCGATCACTGCTTCGCGACTCGCTCCCACCGTTGCACTGCGGCAGTAA
- a CDS encoding NAD-dependent epimerase/dehydratase family protein — MTLALVTGAGGFVGRNLVEALRSSGREVVAMVHSQRSACDLQGAGVQVLVADIMETDGYRQAAQQADEIYHLASVVAPKQASIAFDVNVGGTQRLARCIRESPSPGRLIYVSSLSASGPCVHDKPRRETDQDAPVSIYGKSKLAAEAELLKLADDLPISIVRPPGIFGPWDRNLLAMYQSIRWGINAIGISRQYRYSFVHVDDLTTGLMQVCEMGKRIKSGDDSDREGFYFISDPHPIPFETLGNMIAKSLDRDPPFHLTVPSTICSGVAFCSDMTSRLTGKRVYLNVDKMREARAGSWFCDVMRAEKEVHFRVAMDLEQRIVQTQQWYAQQGWL; from the coding sequence ATGACGCTTGCTTTGGTTACCGGTGCGGGAGGTTTTGTTGGCCGCAATCTTGTCGAAGCGTTGCGATCTAGCGGGCGGGAGGTCGTTGCGATGGTTCATTCCCAACGCAGCGCTTGCGACCTGCAGGGCGCAGGTGTGCAGGTATTGGTTGCCGATATTATGGAAACCGATGGGTATCGCCAAGCCGCGCAGCAAGCCGATGAGATTTATCATCTGGCATCGGTGGTCGCTCCCAAGCAGGCAAGCATCGCGTTTGACGTTAACGTTGGCGGCACGCAAAGGCTTGCTCGGTGTATCCGCGAATCTCCATCGCCTGGCCGGCTAATATATGTCTCGTCTCTCTCGGCGTCGGGGCCCTGCGTGCACGACAAGCCTCGTCGTGAGACCGATCAGGACGCTCCGGTTTCGATTTATGGGAAGAGCAAGCTGGCGGCCGAAGCGGAGCTGCTGAAGCTGGCTGACGACTTGCCGATTTCGATCGTTCGTCCGCCGGGAATCTTTGGTCCCTGGGATCGCAATCTGTTGGCGATGTACCAATCGATTCGCTGGGGGATCAATGCGATCGGGATCTCGCGGCAGTATCGCTATTCGTTCGTGCATGTCGACGATTTAACGACTGGGCTGATGCAAGTCTGCGAAATGGGGAAGCGGATAAAAAGCGGCGACGATAGCGATCGCGAGGGCTTTTACTTCATCTCTGACCCACATCCCATCCCATTCGAGACACTGGGTAACATGATCGCGAAATCGTTGGACCGTGATCCGCCTTTTCACCTGACGGTGCCTAGCACGATCTGCTCGGGTGTGGCATTCTGTTCCGATATGACGAGCCGCTTGACGGGGAAAAGGGTCTATCTGAACGTCGACAAGATGCGTGAGGCACGCGCCGGTTCATGGTTTTGTGATGTGATGAGAGCCGAGAAGGAAGTTCATTTTCGGGTCGCGATGGATCTGGAGCAGCGAATTGTTCAGACGCAGCAATGGTATGCCCAGCAAGGGTGGCTGTAG